One segment of Anopheles stephensi strain Indian chromosome 3, UCI_ANSTEP_V1.0, whole genome shotgun sequence DNA contains the following:
- the LOC118511010 gene encoding LOW QUALITY PROTEIN: protein sax-3-like (The sequence of the model RefSeq protein was modified relative to this genomic sequence to represent the inferred CDS: deleted 1 base in 1 codon), producing MRKPRPGSLYRWLTVCRNGKLADGIGKRNISKCTIVGLQLLLMLHTIEALHNPRIIEHPIDTTVPRHEPATLNCKAEGIPQPTIQWYKDGAPLKILQGSHRIALPAGGLFFLKVVNSRRESDAGVYWCEARNENGIARSRNATLQVAVLREEFRLEPQHTRVAQGETVLLECGPPKGIPEPTLSWRKNGQKLEVESSKRIRIVDGGNLAIQDVRQTDEGQYQCIAKNLVGVRESATAFLKVHVKPFLIRGPHDQTVVEGASVTFQCRVGGDPMPDVLWRRSASGGNMPLDRVHILEDRSLRLENVIIDDEGEYSCEADNAVGAISATGTLTVHAPPHLSIRPVPQIVEAPHDVSFECKSEGRPKPTTFWSIEGNRTLIFPGTSFDRFETTYTQESLTVLTISQTTKSDNGLVVVCSAVNSVGSISVRARLMVASQDDRPPPIIILGPTNQTLPAKSAVSMVCNAVGNPNPFISWYLDGNPVVPSERINVTENGTLLLRELEKSTDQGLYTCVASSRSGKSTWSAYLRVESPTNPNVVFFRAPEPSEFPSAPGKPQIVNANNSSITISWLPSIKSGASDINGYLIEVFSSDMAKGWTTVPYKISSTSYNYSPVSPNVSYIFIVRAENDQGLGIPSLMSDPVTIGREFNHGEDINLSEAQATLSSGQVVNLLEANATDATSVRLVWEIVNSQYVEGFYIYSRKINSNGTYRTLTVLHGGGASACTINGLEKFTQYEFFLVPFFKTIQGRPSNSRSACTLEDAPTAPPINLEAVLLNTSAVYLKWDPPSNNSIHGKLKHYHIIIRGYDVHNISKVLTNMTVDGEAPKLLLANLSAGVTYSVSIAASTKVGIGPYSIPSILRLDPHTRRLDHGYTRYPINHDYSHDILTQTWFIILLGSIIAIIVFLFGAIIIFRRIQFMKHSSLNNMHGNHSIGTVRKFPTLPLNPNGVWIDPGGGVWRQATDITKEVITDYAQVSAAPTLPLPDYERLSPLNMPDYAEVAGCSSFKNDLGQSDPCYDNYGAYASTTLVGRSVQRFAQNQFDGKNVYSAPALATAATAAPGGCHYNNFINQQHQQRHQQQLQQAQYGLHGPQQQQQQQQQMHAQIQSQPHQQQIGVHDKRERDANGRPVGGGGGNGGGSMKSQKMNIIENRMADMLNNLNQCSSTGPTASYRTGGMGGMGSSSYGGSTVSNLNSGSHCSLLPAGQPMAASSTLTMDAMNSLSGTVPTSNGSGPGGGGSSSVPHTPLFGTIKRTTKYNKIGYNKDNKLNFGDNGRSVEQPLFVKSKYDGTWSSVPSSVTTASATSINMINNSPYQHQQQQQHHPLPPHPNASSGHQQQQQPLTTTGPPPPPPPPQPPASQQAPSVVHHFPSGSHHHHHHPAAVSSFHVGKESSRSPSRVSPTNHGMQTNNLDNHPIQECNNGANTITNGQEASTSFAGNTHHSLQQPNYSMGSMGTDNV from the exons CTCTTCACAATCCACGTATCATAGAGCATCCAATAGACACCACCGTGCCACGCCATGAACCGGCCACACTCAACTGCAAAGCCGAAGGGATACCCCAACCAACGATCCAGTGGTACAAGGATGGCGCGCCGTTGAAAATACTGCAGGGATCGCACCGAATAGCTCTGcctgccggtggtttgttttttctgaAG GTTGTAAACTCCCGGCGAGAGAGCGATGCCGGCGTGTACTGGTGCGAGGCACGGAACGAGAACGGAATTGCCAGGAGTAGGAACGCTACCTTACAAGTAGCAG TACTAAGAGAAGAATTCAGGCTCGAACCACAGCATACACGAGTGGCACAGGGCGAAACGGTGCTGCTCGAATGTGGTCCACCGAAGGGCATTCCTGAGCCTACACTGTCGTGGCGAAAGAATGGCCAAAAGCTGGAAGTGGAATCCTCGAAACGAATACGCATTGTGGATGGAGGAAACCTAGCTATACAAGACGTACGACAAACCGACGAAGGACAGTACCAATGTATCGCAAAGAACTTAGTTGGCGTACGGGAGTCGGCGACCGCATTTCTCAAAGTTCATG TGAAACCATTTCTGATACGCGGACCTCACGATCAAACTGTCGTCGAGGGTGCATCTGTCACATTTCAATGTCGCGTTGGAGGAGATCCCATGCCGGACGTGCTATGGCGTCGATCGGCTTCGGGAGGCAACATGCCACTAGATCGGGTACACATTCTCGAAGATAGAAGCCTTCGGTTAGAAAATGTTATTATAGACGACGAGGGCGAGTACAGTTGTGAGGCGGACAATGCTGTGGGTGCCATCTCAGCAACTGGCACATTGACCGTCCATG CCCCGCCTCATCTTTCGATAAGACCTGTGCCGCAGATTGTTGAAGCTCCGCAC GACGTTTCGTTCGAATGTAAGTCCGAAGGTCGACCGAAACCGACGACGTTTTGGTCGATCGAAGGTAACCGAACTTTGATCTTTCCCGGCACGTCGTTCGATCGGTTCGAAACGACGTACACTCAGGAAAGTCTCACCGTGTTAACGATCTCACAAACGACCAAGTCCGACAACGGGCTCGTGGTCGTTTGCAGTGCCGTTAACAGCGTTGGTTCGATCAGTGTCCGTGCCCGGCTCATGGTAGCTTCGCAGGACGACCGACCGCCTCCGATTATTATTCTTggcccaaccaaccaaacactGCCGGCCAAATCAGCCGTATCGATGGTTTGCAATGCCGTCGGTAATCCCAATCCCTTCATCTCCTGGTATCTGGACGGTAATCCGGTCGTTCCCTCGGAACGGATCAATGTGACGGAAAATGGAACGCTTTTGCTGCGAGAGCTGGAGAAAAGCACCGACCAGGGACTGTACACCTGTGTGGCGAGCAGTCGCAGCGGAAAATCTACGTGGAGTGCTTACTTGCGCGTGGAATCGCCTACCAATCCGAATGTAGTTTTTTTCCGCGCACCTGAACCATCGGAATTTCCAAGTGCGCCGGGAAAACCGCAAATCGTTAACGCCAACAACAGTTCCATCACGATATCCTGGTTGCCGAGCATTAAATCCGGCGCGTCCGACATCAACGGTTACCTGATTGAAGTATTCTCGAGCGATATGGCCAAGGGATGGACAACAGTGCCGTACAAGATCTCATCGACCAGCTACAATTACTCGCCCGTCTCTCCCAACGTTAGCTACATTTTTATCGTTCGTGCCGAGAATGACCAGGGTCTCGGCATTCCAAGCCTCATGTCGGATCCAGTGACAATCGGTAGAGAATTCAATCACGGCGAGGACATCAATCTCAGCGAAGCACAGGCCACTCTTTCGTCGGGTCAGGTGGTCAATCTCCTAGAGGCCAATGCCACCGATGCGACCAGTGTGCGGTTGGTGTGGGAGATCGTTAACAGCCAGTACGTGGAAGGGTTTTACATCTATTCGCGAAAGATAAACTCCAACGGAACGTACCGAACTTTGACGGTGCTGCATGGTGGAGGTGCTTCCGCGTGCACTATCAATGGCCTCGAGAAGTTTACCCAGTACGAATTTTTCCTGGTGCCATTCTTCAAAACGATCCAAGGTCGCCCGTCAAATTCGAGGTCGGCATGCACCCTGGAAGATG CTCCAACGGCACCACCAATAAATCTGGAAGCAGTACTGCTGAACACCTCTGCTGTGTACCTCAAGTGGGATCCTCCAAGTAACAACAGTATACATG gaaaattgaaacactATCACATCATCATTCGAGGCTATGATGTTCACAACATATCGAAAGTTCTCACAAACATGACGGTCGACGGCGAAGCAccgaagctgctgctggcaaATTTGTCTGCTGGTGTCACCTACTCTGTCAGTATTGCAGCATCCACCAAAGTCGGCATCGGTCCGTACAGTATTCCTTCCATTTTGAGGTTGGATCCACACACGAGACGACTGGACCATGGGTATACAAG ATACCCAATAAACCACGACTACTCGCACGATATACTGACGCAAACGTGGTTCATTATACTGCTCGGTTCCATCATTGCCATTATCGTCTTCCTGTTCGGTGCCATCATCATTTTCCGCAGGATACAATTTATGAAGCACAGCTCGTTGAACAATATGCACG GTAATCACTCAATCGGAACTGTTCGAAAGTTTCCTACACTACCGCTGAACCCGAATGGCGTGTGGATCGATCCGGGAGGTGGCGTATGGCGCCAGGCGACTGATATCACCAAGGAAGTCATCACCGATTATGCTCAGGTTTCAGCCGCACCGACGCTACCGCTCCCAGACTACGAACG ACTGTCCCCGCTGAATATGCCTGACTACGCGGAAGTGGCCGGTTGTTCATCATTCAAAAACGATCTGGGACAATCGGACCCATGCTATGACAACTACGGTGCGTATGCGTCGACCACGCTGGTCGGCCGCTCGGTCCAACGGTTCGCCCAAAATCAATTCGATGGCAAAAATGTCTACTCAGCGCCCGCCCTTGCAACGGCCGCCACAGCAGCTCCCGGCGGATGTCACTACAATAATTTCATAAatcaacaacatcagcagcggcaccagcagcaactccAGCAAGCCCAGTACGGTCTCCACggaccgcagcagcagcagcagcagcagcagcagatgcatGCTCAGATACAGTCGCAACCGCACCAGCAACAAATCGGAGTGCACGATAAACGGGAGCGAGACGCGAACGGACGGCCGgtgggaggtggtggtggtaacgGCGGTGGTAGCATGAAAAGCCAGAAAATGAACATCATCGAAAATCGGATGGCCGACATGTTGAACAATTTGAATCAATGCTCGTCGACGGGCCCTACGGCAAGCTACCGTACCGGTGGCATGGGTGGCATGGGATCATCATCGTACGGTGGCTCAACGGTAAGTAATCTCAACAGTGGCAGCCACTGTAGCCTACTTCCGGCCGGCCAACCGATGGCAGCCTCGTCAACGCTGACGATGGATGCGATGAACAGTTTGTCTGGGACCGTTCCAACAAGCAATGGTAGTGGTCCGGGTGGAGGTGGTAGCAGCAGTGTACCGCATACACCGCTTTTTGGCACGATTAAACGAACGACCAAGTACAACAAAATAGGCTACAATAAGGATAATAAACTCAATTTTGGCGATAATGGTCGATCGGTTGAGCAGCCGTTGTTCGTCAAGTCGAAGTACGACGGTACCTGGTCGTCCGTGCCGAGCTCAGTCACGACGGCGTCGGCAACCAGCATCAACATGATTAATAATTCGCCATatcaacatcagcaacagcagcagcatcatccacTTCCGCCCCATCCGAATGCCAGCAGcggccatcagcagcagcagcagcctttGACGACAACAGGCCCACCGCCTCCCCCTCCACCACCCCAACCGCCAGCATCTCAGCAAGCGCCTTCAGTAGTTCATCACTTCCCTTCGGgtagccaccaccaccatcatcacccggCGGCCGTTTCGTCGTTCCACgtcggaaaagaatcatcccgATCGCCATCTCGCGTTTCACCAACGAACCATGGCatgcaaacaaataatttagATAATCATCCAATACAGGAGTGCAACAATGGAGCCAACACAATCACTAATGGCCAGGAAGCGTCTACCAGTTTCGCTGGCAACACGCACCATTCGTTGCAGCAACCGAACTATTCGATGGGTAGTATGGGAACGGACAATGTATAA
- the LOC118511011 gene encoding scoloptoxin SSD14-like isoform X1: protein MQIWKQSSTSAPVKRWRNLVIALCMVWHTARSQSTNNARAAVTSNAAECAEIGMSMLDQGGSAADAAIATLFCEGVSLPQSMGIGGGFVLTIYNKASGIVESLDSREVAPAAATKNMYVGNGKAAIEGGLSIAVPAELKGYWELHRKYGKLPWKALVKPTIDVCTRGSLVTGYLEKILLSKKALILTYPDLAKIFINPATNDTWKMGDRIKRPALAESLKVIAVEGADALYSSNGTLLPKLLEDLKNVGSILTANDFYNYRPDWVKPARARLRRNLNVHSMPLPGSGPILSYMLSILDGYKDLSINDPLTWHRIVESFKHGYGLRTKVGDPRFVTSVNTVLQKMTNKNYVAYIRDMIVANTTFDSYDYYGADFAGLQDQGTAHVSVLAANGDAVSVTSTINYLFGSLIVSPSTGIILNDEMDDFSTPGVVNAYGLSPSPANFIVPQKRPLSSMSPTIITDRQGDVRMVVGGAGGSRITTATTLLILRHLYFKQSLCDAINAPRIHHQLAPMQVEYEKGFDANVLAELAARGHKVQESKADFGFAALTAIAKKDNIISAVYDGRRSGSVSVRPHRAGVGNCY from the exons ATGCAAATTTGGAAGCAATCCTCCACCAGCGCTCCCGTGAAGCG CTGGCGTAATTTGGTGATAGCCTTGTGTATGGTGTGGCACACGGCCCGATCACAGTCAACAAATAATGCGCGCGCTGCGGTAACCTCGAACGCGGCCGAATGTGCCGAAATCGGTATGAGTATGCTCGATCAAGGTGGTTCCGCAGCCGATGCGGCCATCGCCACCCTTTTCTGTGAAGGTGTTTCGCTTCCGCAGAGCATGGGTATCGGTGGCGGCTTTGTATTGACCATCTACAATAAGGCATCCGGCATCGTGGAGTCCTTGGACTCGCGGGAGGTTGCACCGGCGGCCGCTACCAAAAACATGTACGTCGGAAACGGTAAGGCCGCCATTGAGGGTGGCCTATCGATTGCGGTCCCTGCCGAGCTCAAGGGCTACTGGGAGCTGCACCGAAAATACGGCAAACTGCCCTGGAAAGCGCTCGTGAAGCCAACGATTGATGTATGCACCCGTGGATCCCTCGTTACGGGCTACTTGGAGAAAATTCTGCTTTCGAAGAAGGCACTCATCTTAACGTACCCGGATTTGGCGAAAATATTCATCAATCCCGCTACTAACGACACCTGGAAGATGGGAGATCGCATCAAGCGACCAGCACTGGCAGAATCGTTGAAAGTGATTGCCGTGGAAGGTGCGGACGCTTTGTACAGTAGCAACGGTACACTTTTGCCCAAGTTGTTGGAGGATTTAAAGAATGTTGGCAGCATCCTGACGGCGAATGACTTCTACAATTACAG GCCTGATTGGGTAAAGCCAGCGCGAGCTAGGCTACGCCGTAACCTCAACGTACATTCTATGCCCCTCCCAGGCAGTGGACCGATTCTTAGCTACATGTTGTCAATTCTGGACGGATACAAGGATCTGTCGATAAACGATCCCCTCACGTGGCACCGGATTGTCGAGAGCTTCAAGCATGGTTACGGACTACGCACGAAGGTGGGCGACCCACGGTTTGTTACCTCCGTTAATACGGTACTGCAGAAGatgacaaacaaaaactatgTCGCCTACATTCGGGACATGATAGTGGCCAACACGACGTTCGACAGTTATGACTATTACGGGGCAGATTTTGCAGGCTTGCAGGATCAAGGAACCGCACACGTCTCGGTGCTGGCAGCGAACGGAGACGCCGTATCCGTAACGAGCACGATTAATTATCT GTTTGGCTCGTTAATAGTGTCTCCCTCGACCGGTATCATCCTGAACGATGAAATGGACGATTTTTCCACGCCAGGTGTTGTGAACGCTTACGGACTATCGCCCTCTCCGGCCAACTTTATCGTACCCCAGAAACGGCCACTTTCTTCCATGTCGCCCACGATCATCACCGATCGGCAGGGTGACGTGCGAATGGTGGTCGGAGGAGCGGGTGGTTCCAGGATTACCACTGCCACGACCTTGCTTATTCTTCGGCATCTGTACTTCAAACAGAGTCTCTGTGATGCCATCAACGCACCGCGCATCCATCACCAGCTAGCACCGATGCAGGTCGAATATGAGAAGGGCTTCGATGCGAACGTGTTGGCAGAGCTTGCTGCCCGCGGTCACAAGGTGCAGGAGTCGAAAGCTGATTTTGGCTTTGCGGCGTTAACGGCAATCGCTAAAAAGGATAACATCATTTCTGCTGTCTACGACGGACGGCGGAGTGGTAGTGTGTCGGTGAGGCCGCACAGAGCCGGTGTAGGTAATTGTTATTAG
- the LOC118511011 gene encoding scoloptoxin SSD14-like isoform X2, with protein sequence MLSDKSWRNLVIALCMVWHTARSQSTNNARAAVTSNAAECAEIGMSMLDQGGSAADAAIATLFCEGVSLPQSMGIGGGFVLTIYNKASGIVESLDSREVAPAAATKNMYVGNGKAAIEGGLSIAVPAELKGYWELHRKYGKLPWKALVKPTIDVCTRGSLVTGYLEKILLSKKALILTYPDLAKIFINPATNDTWKMGDRIKRPALAESLKVIAVEGADALYSSNGTLLPKLLEDLKNVGSILTANDFYNYRPDWVKPARARLRRNLNVHSMPLPGSGPILSYMLSILDGYKDLSINDPLTWHRIVESFKHGYGLRTKVGDPRFVTSVNTVLQKMTNKNYVAYIRDMIVANTTFDSYDYYGADFAGLQDQGTAHVSVLAANGDAVSVTSTINYLFGSLIVSPSTGIILNDEMDDFSTPGVVNAYGLSPSPANFIVPQKRPLSSMSPTIITDRQGDVRMVVGGAGGSRITTATTLLILRHLYFKQSLCDAINAPRIHHQLAPMQVEYEKGFDANVLAELAARGHKVQESKADFGFAALTAIAKKDNIISAVYDGRRSGSVSVRPHRAGVGNCY encoded by the exons CTGGCGTAATTTGGTGATAGCCTTGTGTATGGTGTGGCACACGGCCCGATCACAGTCAACAAATAATGCGCGCGCTGCGGTAACCTCGAACGCGGCCGAATGTGCCGAAATCGGTATGAGTATGCTCGATCAAGGTGGTTCCGCAGCCGATGCGGCCATCGCCACCCTTTTCTGTGAAGGTGTTTCGCTTCCGCAGAGCATGGGTATCGGTGGCGGCTTTGTATTGACCATCTACAATAAGGCATCCGGCATCGTGGAGTCCTTGGACTCGCGGGAGGTTGCACCGGCGGCCGCTACCAAAAACATGTACGTCGGAAACGGTAAGGCCGCCATTGAGGGTGGCCTATCGATTGCGGTCCCTGCCGAGCTCAAGGGCTACTGGGAGCTGCACCGAAAATACGGCAAACTGCCCTGGAAAGCGCTCGTGAAGCCAACGATTGATGTATGCACCCGTGGATCCCTCGTTACGGGCTACTTGGAGAAAATTCTGCTTTCGAAGAAGGCACTCATCTTAACGTACCCGGATTTGGCGAAAATATTCATCAATCCCGCTACTAACGACACCTGGAAGATGGGAGATCGCATCAAGCGACCAGCACTGGCAGAATCGTTGAAAGTGATTGCCGTGGAAGGTGCGGACGCTTTGTACAGTAGCAACGGTACACTTTTGCCCAAGTTGTTGGAGGATTTAAAGAATGTTGGCAGCATCCTGACGGCGAATGACTTCTACAATTACAG GCCTGATTGGGTAAAGCCAGCGCGAGCTAGGCTACGCCGTAACCTCAACGTACATTCTATGCCCCTCCCAGGCAGTGGACCGATTCTTAGCTACATGTTGTCAATTCTGGACGGATACAAGGATCTGTCGATAAACGATCCCCTCACGTGGCACCGGATTGTCGAGAGCTTCAAGCATGGTTACGGACTACGCACGAAGGTGGGCGACCCACGGTTTGTTACCTCCGTTAATACGGTACTGCAGAAGatgacaaacaaaaactatgTCGCCTACATTCGGGACATGATAGTGGCCAACACGACGTTCGACAGTTATGACTATTACGGGGCAGATTTTGCAGGCTTGCAGGATCAAGGAACCGCACACGTCTCGGTGCTGGCAGCGAACGGAGACGCCGTATCCGTAACGAGCACGATTAATTATCT GTTTGGCTCGTTAATAGTGTCTCCCTCGACCGGTATCATCCTGAACGATGAAATGGACGATTTTTCCACGCCAGGTGTTGTGAACGCTTACGGACTATCGCCCTCTCCGGCCAACTTTATCGTACCCCAGAAACGGCCACTTTCTTCCATGTCGCCCACGATCATCACCGATCGGCAGGGTGACGTGCGAATGGTGGTCGGAGGAGCGGGTGGTTCCAGGATTACCACTGCCACGACCTTGCTTATTCTTCGGCATCTGTACTTCAAACAGAGTCTCTGTGATGCCATCAACGCACCGCGCATCCATCACCAGCTAGCACCGATGCAGGTCGAATATGAGAAGGGCTTCGATGCGAACGTGTTGGCAGAGCTTGCTGCCCGCGGTCACAAGGTGCAGGAGTCGAAAGCTGATTTTGGCTTTGCGGCGTTAACGGCAATCGCTAAAAAGGATAACATCATTTCTGCTGTCTACGACGGACGGCGGAGTGGTAGTGTGTCGGTGAGGCCGCACAGAGCCGGTGTAGGTAATTGTTATTAG